The proteins below are encoded in one region of Desulfovibrio sp. JC022:
- a CDS encoding rhodanese-related (seleno)protein — protein sequence MGNRLILLLLASVLAVLASLAVFPQSAGAEEVPRVSGEYLERKLGSEGLVIIDSRSGSDWRGSESKIKGAIRGKAGKEKEWAAGLPKDAEIVIYCAUPSEYTSSRVGRKLKTMGFKDVNALLGGWHQWYRSDYPVEPK from the coding sequence CCGTTTAATATTGCTTCTGCTTGCTTCCGTGCTTGCTGTCTTGGCAAGTCTTGCGGTTTTCCCGCAATCGGCCGGTGCAGAAGAAGTCCCCCGTGTTTCCGGAGAATATCTGGAACGCAAGCTCGGCTCGGAAGGGTTGGTGATCATTGATTCCCGCAGTGGTTCCGACTGGCGTGGCAGTGAGTCCAAGATCAAGGGCGCAATCCGCGGCAAGGCCGGCAAGGAAAAGGAATGGGCAGCAGGCCTGCCCAAGGACGCAGAGATAGTAATCTATTGTGCCTGACCCAGCGAATACACAAGCTCCCGTGTGGGGCGAAAGCTGAAGACGATGGGTTTTAAGGATGTTAATGCGCTTCTGGGCGGCTGGCATCAATGGTACAGGTCTGATTATCCGGTAGAACCAAAGTAA
- a CDS encoding mechanosensitive ion channel family protein, with product MPRCTQKGLFLILSIILLTFSAAANSQAETATQTLLSMVETLDADIQRQEITVKELNKHIPAMITRYDTRLHKAQVRLDQLKMLRGMAKQTPWSYRTVIMQLDDVKSYVQLAKSDLLIEKNRLKKIKQGFDVINEIHFKTKITDQQLKHKLVETRDKYLRVRKEAATLKRTIDAALLKSDKFIESMAEDREVTHKFYAQTLKSFYFEPALILFFPQAWKDIGYSFDEWRDSYTKFYHPLIVWVEWDNFLLIMCGITIVLWLTLRTLVKKMLRRPMFSNHKLSFYNTGLFLISLGTAILFARILTLFTANQITGLLWTEAITLGAIICTRNFLWAREKVQPAPLIYTPMFILWSLMTAGDIMHMLTLPAECLSVVWFLLSLTGLAAMHANRNRYTLQITRSTFKANKVVLASSAIFTLLGFGTQAMMLTQIWFLFLVTMKICAALKTIMITDLPQPEYQLPEDKELDEDEQKKFEQGLREAQHHNQMVQLFYPLSVSVIIFMFIGWATAYMGGVPFARFVFRHMDMNIAGADISVKNLFYILILFFAARLALFWLKSFVTNTSINGQRIESALAHTLSTIGSYIVWVVFLLASFFLLGIPMSALTWIASGLSIGIGFGMKDIVSNFVSGLIILFGGSIKKGDTLQHKKIIGTVADVSIRNTTLKALDNSMVIIPNSSFLKGEIINLNYQDTRIRVTIPVTLVPGSKVKKAKKIMMKVVKKHPNVLKDPAPNLLFKRFGLLGLDFEMNFWVSHFEDKFPTESDIMDELDQKFQGKKIKVAFRGVKTKYKPKGDEAAQIAAQREALKEKRKLVSKTFRSAALRKHRFLNKIELDKPE from the coding sequence ATGCCCCGATGCACACAAAAAGGATTATTCCTGATTCTTTCGATTATACTCCTCACCTTCTCCGCTGCCGCAAACTCACAAGCCGAAACAGCCACCCAAACCCTGCTGAGTATGGTCGAAACCCTTGATGCCGACATCCAGCGACAGGAAATAACTGTCAAAGAACTGAACAAGCACATTCCGGCCATGATCACTAGATATGATACAAGACTTCATAAAGCACAGGTCCGTCTCGACCAGTTAAAAATGTTGCGTGGAATGGCCAAACAGACTCCGTGGTCCTACCGCACGGTCATAATGCAGCTGGACGATGTTAAGTCCTATGTTCAACTTGCAAAATCTGATTTGCTCATCGAAAAAAACAGGCTCAAGAAAATCAAGCAGGGTTTCGATGTTATTAATGAAATTCATTTCAAGACCAAAATTACCGACCAGCAACTTAAGCATAAATTGGTAGAAACCAGAGACAAATATTTACGTGTTCGCAAGGAAGCGGCCACTCTGAAACGAACCATTGATGCGGCACTGCTGAAATCAGACAAATTTATCGAATCCATGGCTGAAGACCGCGAAGTCACGCACAAATTTTATGCCCAAACCCTGAAAAGCTTTTATTTTGAGCCGGCACTGATTTTATTTTTTCCGCAGGCTTGGAAAGATATCGGGTACTCATTTGATGAATGGCGGGACAGTTACACTAAATTCTACCACCCACTTATCGTCTGGGTTGAATGGGATAATTTCCTGCTGATCATGTGCGGTATAACCATTGTCCTCTGGCTGACCCTGCGCACTCTGGTAAAAAAAATGCTCCGCAGACCCATGTTCAGCAACCATAAACTCTCATTCTACAACACGGGTCTCTTCCTGATCTCGCTTGGTACGGCAATTCTTTTCGCCCGCATTTTGACCCTTTTCACTGCCAACCAGATAACCGGACTGCTCTGGACCGAAGCCATTACCCTTGGTGCCATCATTTGTACCCGCAATTTTCTCTGGGCACGGGAAAAGGTTCAGCCTGCACCGCTCATTTATACTCCAATGTTCATCCTCTGGAGCCTGATGACCGCCGGGGATATCATGCACATGCTGACCCTGCCTGCGGAATGTTTGTCCGTAGTCTGGTTTCTGCTCAGTCTGACGGGGCTGGCAGCCATGCACGCCAACCGCAACAGATATACCCTGCAAATAACCCGTTCCACATTCAAGGCGAACAAAGTTGTCCTTGCCAGTTCCGCAATTTTCACCCTGTTGGGATTTGGCACGCAGGCCATGATGCTGACCCAGATCTGGTTCCTCTTTCTGGTAACCATGAAGATTTGCGCGGCCCTTAAAACAATTATGATCACCGACCTGCCCCAGCCGGAATACCAGCTTCCCGAAGATAAGGAACTTGACGAGGACGAGCAGAAAAAATTTGAACAGGGATTACGCGAAGCACAGCACCATAATCAGATGGTCCAGCTATTTTACCCGCTCTCTGTTTCTGTGATCATTTTCATGTTCATCGGCTGGGCCACGGCTTACATGGGCGGTGTTCCTTTTGCCCGCTTTGTATTCCGGCACATGGACATGAACATTGCCGGAGCGGACATCTCGGTAAAAAATCTTTTTTACATCCTTATTCTTTTCTTTGCCGCACGTCTGGCCCTTTTCTGGCTGAAATCATTTGTCACCAATACTTCAATTAACGGGCAACGCATTGAATCGGCATTAGCCCATACCCTTTCCACCATCGGATCATACATTGTCTGGGTGGTATTCCTGCTGGCTTCCTTCTTTCTGCTGGGCATTCCCATGTCCGCACTGACCTGGATCGCCAGCGGCCTTTCCATCGGAATCGGTTTTGGGATGAAGGATATTGTCAGCAACTTTGTGAGCGGACTGATCATCCTCTTCGGCGGATCAATCAAAAAAGGGGACACCCTGCAACATAAAAAGATAATCGGCACGGTAGCCGATGTTTCCATCCGCAACACGACCCTTAAGGCTTTAGACAACAGTATGGTCATCATCCCAAACTCAAGTTTCCTTAAAGGTGAAATCATCAACCTCAACTATCAGGACACCCGCATCAGAGTGACTATTCCGGTCACACTTGTTCCCGGCTCAAAGGTCAAAAAAGCCAAAAAGATAATGATGAAAGTAGTCAAGAAACATCCCAATGTACTCAAAGATCCTGCTCCTAATCTTTTATTCAAACGTTTTGGACTGTTAGGATTGGACTTTGAAATGAACTTCTGGGTCAGCCACTTTGAGGATAAATTCCCCACGGAATCGGATATTATGGATGAGTTGGACCAAAAATTCCAAGGTAAGAAAATCAAGGTAGCCTTTCGCGGAGTCAAAACCAAATACAAACCTAAAGGCGATGAAGCGGCCCAAATTGCGGCTCAGCGTGAAGCCCTCAAGGAAAAACGGAAACTTGTCAGCAAGACTTTCAGATCTGCGGCCCTGCGGAAACACCGTTTCCTGAATAAAATAGAATTAGATAAACCAGAATAA
- the aroL gene encoding shikimate kinase AroL: MVSNIYLIGSRACGKTTVGKQLADKLHLDFYDTDEVLVKKADCEITQYVEQNGWESFRGLEAEVLGELAQKQGAVISCGGGIVVREENRTLLSKKFTVYIKADVQTLANRLQADPNHDQRPSLTGKSIVDEVREVLEARETLYSGCASLVADGSAPIEDVCDQILESYKFFSKGEK, translated from the coding sequence ATGGTATCCAATATTTATCTGATCGGTTCCCGCGCCTGCGGTAAAACCACCGTGGGAAAACAACTTGCCGATAAGCTGCATCTTGACTTTTATGACACTGACGAAGTGCTCGTAAAAAAAGCGGATTGTGAAATAACGCAGTACGTGGAGCAAAACGGCTGGGAGAGTTTTCGTGGTCTTGAAGCTGAAGTACTTGGCGAGCTGGCGCAAAAGCAGGGCGCGGTTATCTCCTGCGGTGGTGGAATCGTAGTTCGCGAGGAAAACAGGACCCTGCTCAGTAAAAAATTTACCGTGTATATCAAGGCGGATGTGCAGACCCTCGCCAACCGTTTGCAGGCCGATCCCAATCATGATCAGCGTCCGTCGCTTACCGGAAAGTCCATTGTGGATGAAGTCCGGGAAGTGCTTGAAGCTCGGGAGACGCTTTATTCCGGTTGCGCGAGTCTAGTAGCTGACGGCTCCGCTCCAATTGAAGACGTATGTGACCAGATTTTAGAAAGCTACAAATTCTTCAGCAAAGGGGAGAAATAA
- the aroC gene encoding chorismate synthase — MSGNTFGQIFKVTTYGESHGPGLGGVIDGCPAGIELSEEIIQLELDRRKPGQGIASTARKEADRVKILSGVFEGRTTGTSIGFHIENTDQRSHDYSKIMNVYRPGHADRTFDAKYGFRDYRGGGRSSGRETVSRVAGGAVAQELLRQQGITCQAYSVRIGGIDGGVKDPEKAYEMPFFAADPDVIPRWEERVKEVRSQGDTLGGVVEVRIKGVPAGLGEPVFDKIDARLAYALMSVGAVKGVEIGSGCKAADALGSENNDFMDEDGFRSNNAGGILGGISSGQDIVVRAYVKPIPSISKPQQTVNRDGKPEEIIIGGRHDICAIPRIVPVLKSMAMLTVADFILLQRRMG; from the coding sequence ATGAGCGGCAATACATTCGGCCAGATTTTTAAGGTTACCACCTATGGTGAATCTCACGGTCCCGGTTTAGGCGGAGTTATCGACGGATGCCCGGCGGGGATTGAACTAAGCGAAGAAATTATCCAACTTGAATTGGACCGCCGTAAACCCGGTCAGGGCATTGCATCCACCGCCCGCAAAGAGGCTGACCGGGTCAAGATTCTTTCCGGTGTTTTTGAAGGGCGCACTACCGGAACTTCCATCGGTTTTCACATTGAGAATACGGACCAGCGTTCCCATGATTATTCCAAAATAATGAATGTGTACCGGCCCGGACATGCCGACCGGACTTTTGATGCCAAGTATGGCTTTCGTGATTATCGCGGCGGCGGCCGTTCTTCCGGTCGCGAGACTGTTTCCCGCGTTGCCGGGGGGGCAGTGGCGCAGGAGCTTTTGCGCCAACAGGGTATAACCTGTCAGGCTTACTCTGTCCGTATCGGCGGAATTGACGGGGGAGTGAAAGATCCCGAAAAGGCTTACGAAATGCCATTTTTCGCTGCCGATCCTGATGTGATCCCCCGCTGGGAAGAGCGGGTCAAAGAAGTCCGTTCTCAGGGCGATACCCTCGGCGGCGTTGTTGAAGTACGCATCAAAGGCGTGCCTGCCGGACTGGGCGAGCCTGTTTTCGATAAAATCGACGCCCGCCTTGCTTACGCGCTCATGTCTGTAGGGGCTGTTAAAGGGGTTGAGATTGGTTCGGGCTGCAAGGCTGCCGATGCCCTTGGCAGCGAGAATAATGATTTTATGGATGAGGATGGTTTCCGCAGCAACAACGCCGGCGGCATTCTGGGCGGTATTTCCAGCGGGCAGGATATTGTTGTCCGTGCTTACGTTAAGCCCATTCCGTCCATCAGCAAGCCGCAGCAGACCGTTAACCGTGATGGTAAGCCGGAGGAAATCATAATCGGCGGCAGGCACGATATCTGCGCTATCCCGCGCATTGTCCCGGTGCTCAAGTCCATGGCCATGCTTACGGTGGCTGATTTTATTTTATTGCAACGAAGAATGGGCTAA
- a CDS encoding cyclopropane-fatty-acyl-phospholipid synthase family protein, translating to MTQINYSKSSKYTDLDTIYAQCSGPGGLKLSDFIARKMGIWNGARLLDIGCNRGIQACFLAKEYGISVFGIDPWDDRMDGRPMVEHARANAHEWGVENLVLTQKIGVPETHLASESFDFASSTTALEMVRGISGEKGYIECLQEIHRILRPDGVFALGEPMHLDVPLPEDLEPYVSQPEFPWKECFRTVDSTVADVKRAGFEIIESGYAPDAWDWWMEFAKHDPFCKKDPDNDPKTLAVDNGRWTSFGYIIAKK from the coding sequence ATGACGCAGATTAATTATTCAAAATCATCAAAATACACCGATCTGGATACCATATACGCTCAATGCAGCGGTCCCGGCGGTCTAAAACTCAGCGATTTCATAGCCCGGAAAATGGGTATATGGAACGGAGCAAGGCTGCTGGATATCGGTTGTAACCGTGGAATTCAGGCCTGCTTTCTGGCAAAAGAATACGGAATATCCGTGTTCGGCATTGATCCGTGGGACGACCGTATGGACGGTAGGCCAATGGTGGAACATGCCCGGGCCAATGCTCATGAATGGGGTGTGGAAAATCTGGTTTTAACCCAGAAAATCGGAGTGCCCGAAACGCACCTTGCATCTGAATCATTCGACTTTGCCAGCTCAACGACAGCGTTGGAGATGGTCCGCGGAATCAGCGGTGAAAAGGGCTATATTGAATGCCTTCAGGAGATTCACCGGATACTCAGGCCGGACGGTGTCTTCGCATTGGGAGAGCCGATGCACCTTGACGTACCGTTGCCCGAGGACTTGGAACCTTATGTTTCACAACCGGAATTCCCGTGGAAAGAATGCTTCAGGACTGTGGACAGCACTGTTGCCGACGTTAAACGGGCCGGATTTGAAATCATCGAAAGCGGCTATGCCCCTGATGCATGGGACTGGTGGATGGAATTCGCCAAACACGACCCTTTCTGCAAAAAGGACCCGGACAATGATCCGAAAACCCTTGCTGTCGATAACGGACGCTGGACCAGCTTCGGTTATATAATCGCCAAGAAATAG
- a CDS encoding radical SAM/SPASM domain-containing protein, producing the protein MGEYYMPAEDEGKFQQLITWMKDKKRPRPSFPRAIQIQTTSHCNAMCLFCGWKHTHNTQPQGHMEDDLFKKIIDETSKHFIGRISPYLMNEPLMDKKMPERIAYIEKNRKPFTRTKINTNGALLTEDMSERLIESGLRHLWVSVQGYSAETYTESMGIKKFNILDNIDRFLDIKEKKGAKRPKVSITTLDTTIVHDELEYAKKHWAKRDVTFKIHQLDNRAGDDISGLSTQKQKLKRDCDLFLKQAYVLYNGDVIICCHDWRRTVVLGNLYKNTLEEIWNSDHFISLIRQYQAGDFSNLKICKTCTG; encoded by the coding sequence ATGGGTGAATATTATATGCCTGCGGAAGACGAAGGCAAATTTCAACAGCTGATAACTTGGATGAAGGACAAAAAACGTCCCCGTCCCTCTTTTCCGCGCGCCATTCAGATTCAAACCACAAGCCATTGTAATGCCATGTGTTTGTTCTGCGGCTGGAAACATACTCATAATACACAGCCTCAAGGCCATATGGAAGATGATCTTTTCAAAAAAATCATCGATGAGACCAGCAAACATTTCATCGGCCGTATCAGCCCTTATTTAATGAATGAACCGCTCATGGATAAAAAAATGCCTGAGCGTATCGCGTACATTGAAAAAAACAGAAAGCCTTTCACCCGCACCAAGATTAACACCAACGGTGCTCTGCTTACTGAAGACATGAGCGAACGGCTTATTGAATCCGGCCTGCGCCATCTCTGGGTTTCCGTGCAGGGCTATTCCGCCGAGACTTACACTGAATCCATGGGCATCAAGAAATTCAACATTCTAGATAACATTGATAGATTCCTCGACATCAAGGAAAAGAAAGGTGCCAAACGACCCAAAGTCTCCATCACCACCCTTGATACCACCATCGTTCATGATGAGCTGGAATACGCCAAGAAGCATTGGGCCAAGCGTGATGTAACCTTCAAGATCCACCAGTTGGATAACCGCGCCGGGGACGACATCAGCGGCTTAAGCACTCAGAAACAAAAACTCAAACGCGACTGTGATCTTTTCCTCAAGCAGGCTTACGTACTCTACAACGGGGATGTAATCATCTGTTGTCACGATTGGCGCAGAACCGTAGTTCTCGGCAACCTCTATAAGAACACCTTAGAGGAAATCTGGAACTCCGATCACTTCATTTCCCTGATCCGCCAATATCAGGCCGGGGATTTCAGCAATTTGAAAATCTGTAAGACCTGCACCGGCTAG